In Psychrobacter sp. P11G3, a single genomic region encodes these proteins:
- a CDS encoding lipopolysaccharide assembly protein LapA domain-containing protein, whose translation MRFLLFVLLFLSFAYSLGLVLANNTEVGVNLLFSQAPTMNLGLLLILCLMLGIVIGILLALLIFRVLQNKWEISRLQKANANLQEQLTQAHTVIDRQASAPTVDEAVYGASAANVQSSDATSLTEGSTLSKRRRD comes from the coding sequence ATGCGCTTTCTACTATTTGTATTGCTGTTTTTGAGCTTTGCCTATTCACTTGGTTTGGTATTGGCAAATAATACTGAGGTCGGAGTCAACCTACTGTTTTCACAAGCACCTACGATGAATCTAGGGTTGCTACTTATTTTGTGTTTGATGCTAGGTATTGTTATTGGTATTTTACTGGCATTGCTTATCTTTCGTGTGCTACAGAATAAGTGGGAAATCTCACGTCTGCAAAAAGCAAATGCAAATCTACAAGAGCAATTGACTCAAGCCCATACAGTTATCGATCGTCAAGCAAGCGCGCCAACAGTAGATGAAGCTGTTTATGGTGCTTCTGCTGCCAATGTGCAAAGTAGTGACGCAACTAGCCTAACTGAAGGCTCTACTCTGTCTAAGCGTAGACGAGATTAA
- the pyrF gene encoding orotidine-5'-phosphate decarboxylase, with amino-acid sequence MNNVINSPVVVALDNMTVEASLALADQLDPSQCRLKVGKELFTRCGPDIIKALHHRDFEVFLDLKFHDIPNTTAQAVLAAAELGVWMVNVHASAGLEAMSLAKQRLLDRDLDTLLIAVTVLTSMDSEALMQTGITDSLDTQVSRLAQLTKQSGLDGVVCSAQEAKALKALCGQDFKLVTPGIRLAEDNADDQKRICTPSQALIDGSDYLVIGRSITQASDPAAKLQTILQSI; translated from the coding sequence ATGAATAATGTAATTAACTCTCCAGTTGTCGTTGCTCTAGACAATATGACGGTAGAGGCGTCTTTGGCGCTAGCTGATCAGTTAGATCCATCCCAATGTCGATTGAAAGTCGGTAAAGAGCTATTTACCCGTTGTGGTCCTGATATCATCAAAGCACTACATCACCGTGATTTCGAAGTGTTTTTAGACTTAAAATTTCATGACATTCCGAATACCACTGCTCAAGCAGTATTGGCTGCCGCTGAACTTGGTGTCTGGATGGTGAATGTCCATGCTAGCGCAGGTCTAGAAGCCATGTCGTTGGCAAAACAGCGCTTGCTAGATAGAGATCTTGATACCTTGCTTATCGCAGTTACCGTATTGACCTCTATGGATAGTGAAGCGTTGATGCAGACAGGCATCACTGATAGCTTAGATACCCAAGTCAGCCGACTAGCACAACTGACTAAGCAATCTGGTCTAGATGGGGTGGTGTGCTCGGCTCAAGAAGCAAAGGCACTTAAAGCATTATGTGGTCAGGATTTTAAACTGGTGACGCCTGGTATACGTCTAGCTGAAGATAATGCAGATGATCAAAAACGTATCTGTACACCAAGTCAGGCGCTAATAGATGGTTCTGATTATTTAGTCATTGGTCGTTCAATCACTCAAGCTTCAGACCCTGCTGCTAAACTACAGACAATACTTCAAAGTATTTAA
- a CDS encoding metallophosphoesterase: protein MKLQILSDLHIDSYARQSHPVGHIPKTDADLVLVAGDTANSDKGMPWLQEQAARLEVPLITIAGNHEYFDEDVLSFDHKLATWDNYDTASKKGVRVLQCQHIDIGDIRLLGCTLWTDYQYHANEDTMAAARHFMRDYKQIYAGNELFSPEVSMQIHAEHRQWLQQALMESHKLGKKTVVMSHHSVSALSVSEKYANLPSNAAFVSDLSGWMHEDWAPMLWVHGHTHEAFDYKIGNTRVIVNPRAYPNEVSSTALEFAWDKVIDIG, encoded by the coding sequence ATGAAATTACAGATATTGAGTGACTTACATATTGATAGTTATGCACGTCAATCGCACCCCGTTGGACATATTCCTAAAACCGATGCAGATTTAGTATTGGTAGCAGGGGATACTGCTAATAGCGATAAAGGTATGCCGTGGCTGCAAGAACAAGCGGCGCGCTTAGAAGTTCCCTTGATTACTATCGCTGGTAATCATGAATACTTTGATGAAGACGTATTGAGCTTTGACCATAAACTGGCAACTTGGGATAACTATGATACTGCGTCTAAAAAAGGGGTTCGCGTCTTACAATGTCAGCATATCGATATCGGTGATATACGCCTTTTAGGTTGTACGCTCTGGACCGACTATCAGTATCATGCTAATGAAGACACTATGGCTGCTGCTAGGCATTTTATGCGTGACTATAAGCAGATTTACGCAGGCAACGAACTGTTTTCGCCTGAAGTATCTATGCAGATTCATGCTGAGCATCGTCAGTGGCTACAGCAAGCTTTGATGGAATCTCATAAACTTGGTAAAAAAACAGTAGTCATGAGTCATCACAGCGTCAGTGCGTTATCGGTGTCTGAAAAATATGCCAATCTACCGAGTAATGCGGCTTTCGTCAGTGATCTGTCAGGATGGATGCACGAGGATTGGGCGCCGATGCTATGGGTACACGGACATACTCATGAAGCATTTGATTATAAAATTGGTAATACGCGAGTGATTGTCAATCCACGAGCCTATCCTAATGAGGTCAGTAGTACCGCACTAGAGTTCGCGTGGGACAAAGTCATTGATATTGGCTAG
- a CDS encoding histidine phosphatase family protein — MSKYLNNTLSKISADKLASHTPSAPAPSHLPDSMISSVSLLPENKRLILFTRHSLRERSDGNGFASYQLPLTPKGRILAKSWGRWLSGHLPYSLDVDSISSPIGRCIDTAQLMQEGAGLRRDITHQSLLVEPGSLVTEPEIANPVFKEIGVLNFINRFLQGNLEGTKNTYQGGLDILSLFYQNQPQHGHLMLAVSHDTLLSAFLAVMFDVVEIDWNDWPKMMEGVFLWFDDKPFDQASAHFIWRGQVYTRPISSLLDGYRAAGYHPSKLLLPPEVQWN, encoded by the coding sequence ATGAGTAAATATCTAAATAACACCCTGTCCAAAATATCTGCTGACAAGCTCGCGAGTCACACCCCAAGCGCGCCTGCACCTTCGCACCTACCAGATAGCATGATTTCCTCCGTCAGCCTATTGCCTGAAAATAAGCGGCTGATTCTATTTACCAGGCACTCTTTACGCGAGCGCTCTGATGGTAATGGTTTTGCCAGCTATCAGTTACCTTTGACTCCTAAAGGTCGCATACTGGCAAAGTCTTGGGGTCGGTGGTTATCAGGTCATCTACCATATTCTCTCGACGTCGATAGTATCTCTAGCCCCATTGGGCGTTGTATCGATACCGCGCAGCTGATGCAAGAGGGGGCAGGACTACGGCGTGACATTACGCATCAATCATTGTTAGTTGAGCCTGGCAGTCTCGTCACCGAGCCTGAAATAGCCAACCCTGTGTTCAAAGAGATTGGCGTCCTGAACTTTATTAATCGCTTTTTGCAAGGAAATCTCGAAGGGACCAAAAACACCTATCAAGGCGGTCTGGATATTCTGTCGCTTTTTTACCAGAATCAGCCGCAGCACGGCCATCTGATGCTCGCTGTGAGTCATGATACGTTGTTATCTGCATTCTTAGCCGTTATGTTCGATGTGGTAGAGATTGATTGGAATGATTGGCCAAAGATGATGGAAGGCGTGTTCTTATGGTTTGATGATAAGCCATTTGATCAAGCAAGCGCGCATTTTATTTGGCGGGGTCAGGTATATACTCGGCCGATTAGTTCATTATTAGACGGTTATCGTGCAGCTGGCTACCATCCTAGCAAGTTGCTATTGCCGCCAGAAGTGCAGTGGAATTAA
- the rpsT gene encoding 30S ribosomal protein S20: MANTAQARKRARQNTKRRQNSASQRSMVRTYLKRVDAAIAAKDYDAATEAYKKAVPVLDRMADKGIIHKNKAARRKSRLNKTIKGLQA, from the coding sequence GTGGCTAATACTGCACAAGCTCGTAAACGCGCCCGTCAAAACACCAAACGTCGTCAGAACTCTGCGTCACAACGCTCTATGGTTCGTACTTACTTAAAACGTGTTGATGCGGCTATCGCAGCTAAAGATTATGACGCGGCTACCGAAGCTTACAAAAAAGCGGTACCAGTTCTTGATCGTATGGCTGACAAAGGTATTATTCATAAGAATAAAGCTGCTCGTCGTAAGAGCCGCCTAAACAAAACAATCAAAGGCCTACAAGCTTAA
- a CDS encoding NAD-dependent epimerase/dehydratase family protein — MQRKAIVIGATGLVGQHLVKQLSELYDTLIVIARRPPRYINASMRFYQINDFDNLSEVFASVGADRTTDAFSCLGTTKKQAGSDEAFRKVDRDYNVNFAKLCRDKGVENFFLLSSMNADIDSRFLYNRVKAETEQAVMALDFGQLVVFRPSLLLGKHKGRPLESIGQKAFKLISPLVSESLSLHPISAKRVASAMAMSAHDIYHRSKYRTEPQIKHIDIIENKQMLAMTRVKK; from the coding sequence ATGCAGCGAAAAGCAATTGTGATTGGCGCAACGGGGTTAGTAGGGCAGCATTTGGTAAAGCAACTGAGTGAGCTTTATGACACATTGATTGTGATTGCCCGCCGCCCACCACGCTACATTAATGCCAGCATGCGTTTTTATCAAATCAATGATTTTGATAATCTCTCTGAAGTGTTTGCAAGCGTTGGTGCAGATCGAACCACGGATGCTTTTAGTTGTTTGGGTACGACAAAAAAACAGGCTGGTAGTGATGAGGCTTTTCGCAAGGTAGATCGAGACTATAACGTAAATTTTGCCAAGTTATGTCGTGATAAAGGGGTAGAGAATTTCTTTTTACTCTCCTCAATGAATGCGGATATTGACAGTCGTTTTTTATACAATCGAGTCAAGGCTGAGACAGAGCAGGCTGTTATGGCATTAGATTTTGGCCAATTGGTCGTCTTCCGCCCTTCATTATTACTTGGTAAACATAAAGGTCGTCCGCTTGAGAGCATTGGTCAAAAAGCCTTTAAACTCATCTCGCCGCTCGTGTCAGAGTCGCTATCGTTACATCCTATTTCTGCTAAACGCGTTGCCAGTGCTATGGCCATGAGTGCTCATGATATTTACCATCGTAGTAAATATCGTACTGAACCTCAAATTAAGCATATCGACATTATCGAAAATAAGCAGATGCTAGCGATGACTCGGGTCAAAAAATAA
- the rraA gene encoding ribonuclease E activity regulator RraA codes for MSESIQMDRENFVTCDLLDANPESQVCLPNIEGKSFRQFGAKDRFCGEIVTVKCFEDNSRVKSLLNSDGKDKEGNGKVLVVDGGGSMRCALLGDMIAQSAIDNGWAGVIVYGCVRDVDDMAEMDLGVMALGCIPRKSTRRDEGQIDIEISFGDLTLNSGMFVYADNNGIIASDKPLIS; via the coding sequence ATGTCAGAATCGATACAAATGGATAGAGAAAATTTTGTCACTTGTGATCTATTGGATGCCAATCCTGAGTCGCAAGTATGCTTGCCAAATATCGAAGGTAAGTCATTCCGTCAGTTTGGTGCAAAAGACAGATTCTGCGGCGAAATCGTGACGGTTAAGTGCTTTGAAGACAATAGCCGTGTTAAGTCACTGTTGAATAGCGATGGCAAAGATAAAGAAGGCAATGGCAAAGTATTGGTTGTTGATGGTGGCGGCTCTATGCGCTGTGCATTGCTAGGCGATATGATTGCACAATCGGCTATCGATAATGGCTGGGCTGGGGTTATTGTATATGGTTGTGTCCGCGATGTTGATGACATGGCAGAGATGGATCTTGGCGTGATGGCGCTTGGTTGTATCCCGCGCAAATCAACTCGCCGTGATGAAGGTCAAATAGATATCGAAATCAGCTTCGGTGACTTAACGTTGAACTCGGGTATGTTCGTTTATGCTGATAATAATGGCATTATTGCTAGCGATAAACCACTTATCAGCTGA
- the mfd gene encoding transcription-repair coupling factor — MPITALTDAFDPINQQLFPIQNAERRWLAPVHGAVSSLWLASLVQTPMWNVAERLKVVVARDQNQLNQIETELAFCGVDAYVFPDWETLTYDELSPHQDIVSERINLLTDMPKTGVLLISIQALMHRVAPPSWLIGQHFDLSVGDRFDINTQRGLLAKAGYRAVENVFEPGEFAVRGSIIDIFAMGQPFPLRLDLFDDEIETIRFFHPQTQRTLTPDDLKAMLTGNDTSMAKESLSLLHKMPDISKPIDQFQILPAKEFPLDEGRETFRTNFAALFPNTSSRKSELHKDVMAGIASSGLEYYQPLFFDLKDWEAESSLFSYLPSDALFITDELINEKQADYWSQIQRRYEERRHDIDKPIVEPAMLYLLSNALNEQLNQYPRVILSARDELAMMNDVVGSESIDDSQIPLPLSVTKQQGLVTLSAEEPPQLAVNHQKSEPLSELLDFLDTQSKTSTPVLIVAETAGRREILIELFKGKIDIKAYDSFEAFLAADKTSAINNSHLPHVGLTVAPIERGVYVPERLVLISETQLFGRQVLQTRRRRQSGVSEEFLVKSVTEITDGSPVVHIEHGIGRYNGLITLDVGDGEQEFIHLKYSDDASIYVPVANLQMISRYSGGDPALAPLHKIGSGKWDRAKQKALEQIHDVAAELLNMQARREAKVGIHFKIDPSQYELFASQFAFEETADQANAIHAVMEDMRQNQPMDRLICGDVGFGKTEVAMRAAFIAVSAGYQVAVLVPTTLLAGQHEDNFRDRFADWPVRIESLSRFGGKKHQEMVLADLAAGKVDIVIGTHKLLQPDVKFANLGLMIVDEEHRFGVRHKERIKAIQTDVDSMSMTATPIPRTLNMALSGMRDMSIIATPPARRLAIKTFVMQKTEALMKEAILRELLRGGQVYLLHNDVASIERMAETIRDLVPEARVGVAHGQMQERQLEQIMQQFYHKKFNVLVCSTIIETGIDVPNANTIIIERADKFGLAQLHQLRGRVGRSHHQAYCYLLVPSLKGLKGDAKRRLHAIERANTLGAGFMLASEDLEIRGAGEILGKQQSGNMQAIGFSLYMDMLERATKAIKAGKEPDLNTPLSLTSEINLHSSALIPEEYLHDVHQRLLFYKRISNTDDKEALTDIRTEMIDRFGALPDQTKQLFAIHGLRLQAEPLKINKIDANSSSMTLEFAPDTPVDALAIIKLIQSNGQHYRMNGASGIRYQNSDKLATPQQRVTVIQELLRYFSEHMVTEPA, encoded by the coding sequence ATGCCTATTACTGCTTTGACTGACGCGTTTGACCCTATTAACCAGCAGTTGTTTCCTATCCAAAATGCCGAGCGGCGTTGGCTAGCGCCTGTCCATGGTGCGGTCAGCAGCTTATGGTTGGCAAGCTTGGTGCAAACACCTATGTGGAATGTTGCCGAGCGCCTAAAAGTCGTGGTGGCACGTGACCAAAATCAACTCAATCAGATAGAGACTGAGCTGGCATTTTGCGGAGTCGATGCTTATGTGTTCCCTGACTGGGAGACACTGACTTATGATGAGCTATCTCCGCATCAAGACATCGTCAGTGAACGCATCAATCTGTTGACGGATATGCCAAAAACGGGCGTGCTACTTATTTCAATACAAGCCCTCATGCATCGTGTCGCACCGCCAAGCTGGTTGATTGGACAGCATTTTGATTTGAGTGTTGGCGATCGATTTGATATCAATACTCAACGAGGGCTACTGGCAAAGGCTGGTTATCGAGCGGTTGAAAATGTCTTTGAGCCAGGTGAGTTTGCAGTACGTGGCAGTATTATTGATATTTTTGCCATGGGTCAGCCTTTTCCGCTACGTTTAGACTTGTTCGATGATGAAATCGAAACGATTCGCTTTTTTCATCCTCAAACGCAGCGTACATTGACCCCTGACGATCTTAAAGCGATGTTAACGGGCAACGATACCAGTATGGCAAAAGAGTCATTGTCACTACTGCATAAGATGCCAGATATCTCTAAACCTATCGACCAATTTCAAATTTTGCCTGCCAAAGAGTTCCCACTTGACGAAGGGCGTGAGACGTTTCGCACGAACTTTGCTGCGCTGTTCCCTAATACCAGTAGCCGTAAGTCTGAGCTGCACAAAGACGTAATGGCAGGAATTGCTAGTAGCGGATTAGAGTATTATCAGCCGCTATTTTTTGACTTAAAAGACTGGGAGGCGGAGAGTAGTTTATTTTCCTATTTACCAAGCGATGCGTTGTTTATCACCGATGAATTAATCAATGAAAAACAAGCCGATTACTGGTCACAAATCCAGCGTCGCTACGAAGAACGTCGACATGATATTGATAAGCCTATCGTAGAGCCAGCAATGCTGTATCTATTATCTAACGCGCTTAACGAGCAACTAAACCAGTATCCAAGAGTAATATTAAGTGCTCGTGATGAACTGGCTATGATGAATGATGTGGTAGGGTCAGAAAGTATAGACGACTCACAAATACCATTACCATTGAGTGTCACTAAACAACAAGGACTGGTGACATTAAGTGCTGAAGAACCGCCACAGTTAGCAGTCAATCATCAAAAGTCTGAACCATTATCTGAATTGCTCGATTTCTTGGATACGCAATCAAAGACTTCAACACCCGTACTGATCGTTGCAGAAACCGCAGGCCGTCGCGAGATTCTCATTGAGCTGTTTAAAGGTAAGATTGATATCAAGGCGTACGATAGCTTTGAAGCCTTTCTAGCCGCAGATAAAACCAGCGCTATTAATAACAGTCATCTACCGCATGTCGGTCTGACCGTAGCGCCAATTGAGCGCGGTGTCTATGTGCCTGAGCGTTTGGTACTGATTAGCGAAACACAGCTGTTTGGTCGTCAAGTCTTACAGACGCGCCGTCGTCGCCAAAGCGGGGTATCAGAAGAGTTCTTAGTCAAGAGCGTTACTGAGATAACAGATGGCAGTCCAGTGGTACATATTGAGCATGGTATCGGTCGTTATAATGGCTTGATTACCTTAGATGTGGGCGATGGTGAGCAAGAATTTATCCATTTAAAATATTCTGATGACGCTAGTATCTACGTGCCAGTGGCCAATCTGCAAATGATTAGTCGCTATAGTGGCGGTGATCCAGCCTTAGCACCGCTACATAAGATTGGTAGTGGTAAATGGGACCGAGCCAAGCAAAAAGCATTAGAGCAAATTCATGACGTCGCTGCTGAACTACTCAATATGCAGGCAAGACGTGAGGCCAAAGTTGGCATTCATTTCAAGATAGACCCATCACAGTATGAGCTATTCGCTAGCCAGTTTGCCTTTGAAGAAACCGCTGACCAGGCCAACGCCATTCATGCGGTTATGGAAGATATGAGACAAAACCAACCGATGGATCGTCTTATTTGTGGCGACGTTGGTTTTGGTAAAACAGAAGTCGCGATGCGAGCCGCGTTTATTGCCGTTAGTGCTGGTTATCAGGTTGCCGTACTGGTGCCTACCACATTACTTGCCGGTCAGCATGAAGACAATTTCCGCGATCGTTTTGCCGATTGGCCAGTTCGCATTGAAAGCCTATCGCGCTTTGGCGGCAAAAAACATCAAGAAATGGTATTGGCTGATTTGGCCGCTGGTAAAGTGGACATCGTCATTGGTACCCATAAACTGCTACAACCAGATGTGAAGTTTGCCAACCTTGGACTGATGATTGTGGATGAAGAGCATCGCTTTGGAGTACGTCATAAAGAGCGTATCAAGGCTATTCAGACAGATGTCGATAGCATGTCTATGACGGCGACTCCGATCCCTAGAACGCTAAATATGGCGCTCTCAGGTATGCGTGATATGTCGATTATCGCCACGCCACCTGCACGACGACTTGCCATCAAAACCTTTGTAATGCAAAAGACAGAAGCCTTGATGAAAGAAGCCATATTGCGTGAGCTTCTGCGTGGTGGGCAGGTCTATCTTCTACATAATGATGTTGCCAGTATTGAGCGTATGGCAGAGACCATTCGTGACCTAGTGCCAGAAGCACGAGTAGGAGTAGCTCATGGGCAAATGCAAGAGCGCCAACTTGAGCAGATCATGCAGCAGTTTTATCATAAAAAATTCAATGTGTTGGTTTGTTCTACCATTATCGAAACGGGTATTGATGTGCCCAATGCCAATACGATCATCATTGAGCGTGCAGATAAGTTTGGTCTTGCGCAATTGCATCAGCTGAGAGGCCGAGTAGGACGCAGTCACCACCAAGCGTATTGCTACTTATTAGTGCCTTCTCTGAAAGGCCTCAAAGGTGATGCCAAGCGCCGTTTGCATGCGATTGAGCGTGCCAATACTTTAGGTGCAGGCTTTATGCTGGCAAGTGAGGATTTAGAGATTCGCGGTGCAGGGGAGATATTAGGTAAGCAGCAAAGTGGTAATATGCAGGCGATTGGCTTTAGTTTATACATGGATATGCTTGAGCGTGCGACTAAAGCCATCAAAGCTGGCAAGGAACCTGATTTAAATACACCGTTGTCGTTGACCAGTGAAATCAATCTACACAGCTCTGCTCTCATTCCAGAGGAGTATCTACATGACGTGCATCAGCGCTTATTGTTCTACAAGCGTATTAGCAATACCGATGATAAAGAGGCATTGACGGATATTCGTACGGAAATGATAGACCGCTTTGGGGCACTTCCAGATCAAACCAAGCAGCTATTCGCCATTCATGGGTTACGTTTACAAGCAGAGCCACTGAAGATCAACAAAATCGATGCCAACAGTAGTAGTATGACACTGGAATTTGCGCCAGATACTCCAGTTGATGCGTTAGCGATTATTAAATTGATCCAATCAAATGGTCAGCATTATCGTATGAATGGCGCATCTGGTATCCGTTACCAAAATAGCGATAAGTTAGCCACACCGCAACAGCGTGTGACGGTCATACAAGAGCTGCTGCGCTATTTTAGCGAGCACATGGTGACAGAGCCTGCTTAG
- a CDS encoding HIT domain-containing protein has translation MFQLHHKLAADSFLVGDFPLSTCRLINDCQFPWLILVPRVSGIKELYELSEADQTQFLRESSWLSSQLAKTFQADKMNVAALGNQVPQLHFHHIVRYQNDMQWPNPVWGVPAVPYTKEVLAQMQQTLMMALRGHHQMPFDWQM, from the coding sequence ATGTTCCAACTTCATCATAAACTTGCTGCTGATAGTTTTTTAGTGGGGGATTTTCCATTATCCACTTGTCGTTTAATCAATGACTGCCAATTTCCTTGGCTTATATTGGTGCCGCGTGTATCCGGTATCAAAGAGTTATATGAGCTGTCTGAGGCAGACCAAACGCAGTTCTTGCGTGAGTCCAGCTGGTTATCGAGCCAGTTAGCCAAAACCTTTCAAGCCGATAAAATGAATGTGGCCGCTCTTGGTAATCAAGTGCCACAGCTTCATTTCCATCATATTGTCCGTTATCAAAATGACATGCAATGGCCAAACCCAGTATGGGGTGTGCCAGCTGTTCCATATACTAAAGAAGTGTTGGCGCAAATGCAGCAAACATTAATGATGGCATTACGTGGTCATCACCAAATGCCGTTTGACTGGCAAATGTAA